One window of the Primulina eburnea isolate SZY01 chromosome 18, ASM2296580v1, whole genome shotgun sequence genome contains the following:
- the LOC140819057 gene encoding uncharacterized protein: MHICCYYGAKKFQFEPPNFCCDNGKIKLAATEVPPDMLNLFTDYESTEAIQFRKNVRAYNSIFSFTSLGVKIDKELASSSRGVYTFKALGQIFHNLPSLVPNEGGPSHFQLYFWDIDNELHNRMNIMENAQINEDTMKVLMKVMGNNPYAELLRRINDIPCIEKINLHIRQNAGLDQRCYNSPTADQVAAIWIEGKNPDIPYDRDIVIHGHNDEYHRIKHYFGCYDPLQYPLLFPQRENGWHQNIPKYTTGSSICGSKQPSTGEINFSSIEDMLNQEQQGISKESNKMVSCREYYCYKLQMRDHLTSVLLYAGRLFQQYIVDMYIKLETTRLDYYRRNQAEMRAEFYQGIVDIIIRGETRGSEVGQRIVLPASFIGGPRDMRRRYLDAMALVRTFGKPDLFITMTCNPEWKEIKDNLKEGQKAQDRPDLTSRVFRAKLHDLKTQIIKKEIFGKVAAYVYVIEFQKRGLPHVHMLVILKPTYKIKYS, from the exons ATGCATATATGTTGTTATTATGGTGCTAAGAAATTTCAATTTGAGCCTCCAAATTTTTGTTGCGATAATGGCAAGATAAAGCTCGCCGCCACAGAAGTACCACCTGATATGCTCAATTTATTCACTGACTATGAATCAACGGAAGCTATACAATTTCGGAAAAATGTGCGAGCTTACAATAGTATCTTCTCATTCACTTCATTAGGTGTTAAGATTGATAAAGAACTAGCATCTTCGAGCCGAGGGGTTTACACTTTTAAAGCCTTAGGCCAAATATTTCACAACCTTCCGTCTTTAGTGCCTAATGAAGGTGGACCTTCTCATTTTCAATTATATTTCTGGGATATTGACAATGAACTACATAATAGAATGAATATAATGGAAAACGCCCAGATTAATGAAGATACTATGAAAGTCTTGATGAAAGTTATGGGAAATAACCCTTATGCGGAATTGTTGCGGAGGATAAATGATATTCCTTGTATCGAAAAAATAAATCTTCATATTCGTCAAAATGCGGGGCTCGATCAACGTTGTTACAATTCACCAACAGCTGACCAAGTTGCAGCAATTTGGATTGAAGGAAAGAATCCTGATATACCATATGATAGAGATATTGTTATCCATGGACATAATGATGAATATCATAGAATTAAACATTATTTCGGATGTTATGATCCATTACAATATCCACTTCTTTTTCCACAAAGAGAAAATGGTTGGCACCAAAATATTCCGAAATACACGACTGGTTCAAGTATATGTGGCAGCAAACAACCTTCCACAGGAGAAATTAATTTTTCGTCCATTGAAGATATGCTTAACCAAGAACAACAAG GTATCAGTAAAGAAAGCAATAAAATGGTGTCATGTCGAGAATATTATTGTTATAAGTTACAAATGAGAGATCATTTGACATCGGTTCTTCTATATGCGGGTAGATTGTTCCAACAATACATAGTAGATATGTATATAAAGCTTGAAACGACTAGGTTGGACTATTATCGAAGAAATCAGGCTGAGATGCGAGCTGAGTTTTATCAAGGTATAGTAGACATCATTATTAGAGGAGAAACTAGAGGCAGTGAAGTTGGCCAAAGAATTGTACTACCAGCATCTTTCATCGGAGGCCCAAGGGATATGCGACGTAGATATCTTGATGCGATGGCATTAGTGAGAACATTTGGTAAACCAGATCTCTTCATTACAATGACTTGTAATCCAGAATGGAAAGAGATAAAGGATAATCTTAAAGAAGGACAAAAGGCTCAGGACCGGCCAGACTTAACATCAAGGGTGTTTCGAGCAAAATTACATGATTTGAAAACTCAGATAATCAAAAAAGAAATATTTGGAAAAGTCGCTGCATATGTCTATGTAATTGAGTTCCAAAAAAGGGGATTGCCTCATGTTCACATG